In a genomic window of Rhododendron vialii isolate Sample 1 chromosome 12a, ASM3025357v1:
- the LOC131311359 gene encoding uncharacterized protein LOC131311359: MTYSIFKTQFQSTAFGLKQRRSSDLFQLSFKVLKHTTQMARSALDEMSDTGAFLRTPSTFRNFISRDPNSPFPPETGRYHLYISYACPWASRCLAYLKIKGLDKAISFASVKPIWERTKDTDEHMGWVFPASETEEPGAEPDPLNGAKTIRELYEIASTNYSGKYTVPVLWDKKLKTIVSNESGEIIRMFNTEFNEIAENAALDLYPPHLQAQINEVNEWIYEGINNGVYKCGFAKKQGPYEEAAKKLYEALEKCEEILGKQRYLCGNTVSEADIRLFVTLIRFDEVYAVHFKCNKKLLREFPNLFNYTKDIFQIPGMSSSVNMEHIKRHYYGSHPSINPFGIIPLGPDIDFSAPHDRERFSN; the protein is encoded by the exons ATGACATattccattttcaaaacccaGTTTCAAAGCACTGCATTTGGACTAAAGCAGAGACGCTCTTCTGATCTCTTCCAACTTTCGTTCAAG GTTCTCAAGCATACAACTCAAATGGCTCGTTCTGCACTCGACGAGATGTCGGACACTGGTGCCTTTTTAAGAACTCCTTCAACATTCCGTAATTTTATTTCCCGAGACCCAAATTCTCCTTTTCCACCAGAAACTGGAAGATATCACCTGTATATATCATATGCTTGTCCCTGGGCATCAAGATGTCTTGCATACTTGAAAATCAAAGGTCTCGACAAAGCCATCAGTTTTGCA TCGGTCAAACCCATATGGGAGAGAACAAAAGACACCGATGAGCACATGGGATGGGTCTTTCCTGCATCAGAAACAGAAGAACCAGGAGCTGAACCTGACCCTTTGAATGGAGCAAAAACTATAAGAGAACTATATGAAATTGCAAGTACAAACTACTCCGGAAAATATACAGTTCCT GTCCTTTGGGATAAGAAGTTAAAAACAATTGTGAGTAACGAGAGTGGAGAGATTATCCGCATGTTCAATACTGAATTCAATGAGATAGCGGAGAATGCGGCTTTGGACCTTTATCCTCCTCACTTGCAAGCCCAGATCAATGAAGTTAATGAGTGGATATATGAGGGAATAAATAATGGTGTTTACAAATGTGGGTTTGCTAAAAAGCAAGGGCCTTATGAAGAG GCTGCGAAGAAGTTGTATGAGGCTTTGGAAAAATGTGAGGAAATACTAGGCAAGCAGCGGTACTTATGCGGAAACACAGTTTCTGAAGCAGATATCCGATTGTTTGTTACCCTTATTAGATTTGACGAG GTTTATGCTGTTCACTTCAAGTGCAACAAGAAACTGCTCCGTGAGTTCCCTAACCTGTTCAATTACACCAAAGACATATTCCAAATTCCTGGCATGAGTAGTTCGGTCAACATGGAACACATCAAGCGGCATTATTATGGCAGCCATCCATCCATTAATCCCTTTGGGATCATTCCTCTTGGTCCTGACATCGATTTTTCTGCTCCTCATGACAGGGAAAGGTTTTCCAACTAG
- the LOC131311395 gene encoding ubiquitin-conjugating enzyme E2 2-like has protein sequence MSTPSRKRLMRDFKRLQQDPPAGISGAPHDNNIMLWNAVIFGPDDTPWDGGTFKLTLQFSEDYPNKPPTVRFVSRMFHPNIYADGSICLDILQNQWSPIYDVAAILTSIQSLLCDPNPNSPANSEAARMFSENKREYNRRVRESVEQSWTAD, from the exons ATGTCGACTCCTTCAAGGAAGAGACTGATGAGGGATTTTAAGAGGTTGCAACAGGATCCCCCTGCAGGCATCAGTGGTGCTCCTCATGACAACAATATAATGCTCTGGAATGCTGTTATATTTGG TCCTGATGACACACCATGGGATGGAG GTACGTTTAAATTGACACTTCAATTTTCTGAGGATTATCCAAATAAGCCACCAACAGTGCGCTTTGTCTCTCGAATGTTTCATCCTAATA TCTATGCAGATGGTAGCATTTGTTTGGATATTCTACAGAATCAGTGGAGTCCTATCTATGACGTGGCCGCTATACTTACCTCTATCCAG TCATTGCTGTGTGATCCAAACCCAAACTCTCCTGCCAATTCAGAGGCTGCAAGGATGTTTAGTGAGAACAAGCGCGAGTACAACAGGAGAGTAAGAGAGAGTGTTGAGCAGAGTTGGACAGCTGACTGA
- the LOC131311387 gene encoding probable LRR receptor-like serine/threonine-protein kinase At1g14390 yields MESSRSFFLCFLISLLTFHFFPPPSIAQLSPSETGTLFEIQQLLEYPEAFQDWNNSTDFCHLPPSPFLVIACSGNRVTELTVTGNKPSPSQIATKPTSRKNPPFPNQTLSGNFSIVSIFATLTNLTSLKILSLVSLGLWGPLPPVIDQLNSLQVLNISSNFIYGEIPASISSMKNLTSLCLSGNLLNGSVPDLAPLQSLQVLDLGVNQLGPAFPSLGPALVNITLRNNSMISEIPSTIASFDLLQRFDVSFNQLVGPIPPALFSLPSIQYLVLRYNQLSGALPVNTLTCSGNLTYVDISENYLTGNLPACIGSGSGNRTVLSYWNCLSGGVSSRYQHNVSFCDKAVALTVQPSDGRQNGQTKSKLGVILGVIVGFVGAGGVVGLVILVIIIKAKRSNNKGRSSIKCDSFVVDKTPSVRGSPVVDGRHVPRGIKSPTLGLPPYHVFKLEDMEDATNNFDPANLAGEGSHGQLYKGCLRDGSTAMVKCLKLKQKHSQQNLQQHMEVISKLRHNHLVSVVGHCIVTYQDHPNTAMTLFLVLENVANGSLRDHLTDSKKREYLQWPQRMGITMGIARGIQFLHTGIAPGVFGNDLKIENILLDDSLTAKISSYNISLPSKVGSESPLNRQDASNRLSSTENPEKNDIYQLGVILLEVITGKPITSESEADNLKYQLEKALAESTSKLQELIDPSLRGTFAYESMKTAVEISTKCLCEDPSARPTIEDVVWHLQYSMQVQQGWSTTSGNLSTKF; encoded by the exons ATGGAGAGCTCCCGGTCATTCTTCCTCTGTTTCTTGATTTCTCTTCTCACTTTCCACTTCTTTCCTCCTCCTTCAATCGCCCAACTCTCTCCCTCCGAAACCGGAACCCTCTTCGAAATCCAGCAACTTCTTGAATACCCAGAAGCATTTCAAGACTGGAACAACTCGACCGACTTCTGTCACCTCCCTCCATCTCCATTCCTGGTGATTGCCTGCTCAGGCAATCGCGTAACCGAATTAACCGTCACCGGAAATAAACCATCCCCTTCCCAAATCGCCACCAAACCCACCTCTCGAAAAAACCCACCATTTCCTAACCAAACCCTCTCTGGTAATTTCTCCATCGTTTCGATCTTCGCCACCCTGACAAATCTCACAAGCTTGAAAATATTGTCTCTGGTTTCATTAGGCTTGTGGGGTCCCCTCCCTCCGGTGATCGACCAGCTGAACTCACTCCAAGTGCTGAACATCAGCTCCAATTTCATTTACGGGGAAATACCCGCGTCGATTTCGAGTATGAAAAATCTCACTAGTCTCTGTTTGTCTGGCAATTTGTTAAACGGGAGCGTTCCGGATCTCGCACCGTTACAGTCGCTTCAGGTGCTCGACTTGGGCGTCAACCAACTTGGGCCTGCATTCCCCTCGCTGGGTCCCGCTCTTGTCAACATCACACTGAGAAACAACTCGATGATATCGGAAATTCCTTCGACGATCGCCAGTTTCGATCTCCTCCAACGGTTTGATGTATCTTTTAACCAACTCGTGGGACCCATTCCCCCCGCTCTCTTCTCTCTGCCGTCGATCCAGTACCTCGTTTTGCGCTATAACCAGCTCAGCGGGGCCCTCCCCGTGAACACCTTAACTTGCAGTGGAAATCTCACCTACGTCGACATTTCCGAAAACTACTTGACCGGGAACTTACCCGCGTGCATCGGATCGGGCTCTGGTAATCGGACCGTTTTGAGTTATTGGAATTGTCTATCGGGTGGGGTTTCATCGAGGTACCAGCACAACGTGTCGTTTTGTGACAAAGCAGTGGCATTGACGGTTCAGCCTTCGGATGGAAGGCAGAACGGTCAAACCAAGAGTAAACTCGGGGTGATACTTGGGGTTATTGTGGGGTTTGTTGGAGCAGGTGGTGTAGTTGGGTTGGTGATCTTGGTAATCATCATCAAAGCCAAAAGGAGTAATAACAAAGGGCGAAGTAGCATCAAGTGTGACAGCTTTGTTGTTGACAAGACACCTTCTGTTCGCGGATCCCCTGTCGTTGATGGGA GGCATGTTCCGAGAGGTATAAAGTCGCCAACGCTGGGACTACCACCGTATCATGTTTTCAAACTGGAGGACATGGAGGATGCTACTAACAACTTTGACCCAGCAAATTTGGCAGGGGAAGGATCTCACGGACAG CTCTACAAGGGTTGCCTTAGAGACGGCTCAACGGCCATGGTAAAATGCCTGAAGCTCAAACAGAAGCATTCACAGCAAAATCTGCAGCAGCACATGGAAGTGATATCGAAGCTTAGGCACAACCATTTGGTCAGCGTTGTCGGCCACTGTATTGTCACATACCAAGACCATCCCAATACAGCTATGACTCTATTTCTTGTGCTTGAAAATGTTGCGAATGGGTCACTAAGAGATCACTTGACAG ATTCGAAGAAGAGGGAATATCTGCAATGGCCACAGAGAATGGGGATTACCATGGGGATTGCCAGGGGAATTCAGTTCCTGCACACTGGAATCGCGCCAGGAGTTTTTGGGAATGATTTGAAGATTGAAAACATATTGTTGGATGACAGTCTCACTGCAAAGATTAGTAGCTATAACATATCGTTGCCTTCCAAG GTAGGTTCGGAGAGCCCTCTCAATCGACAAGATGCTTCAAACCGCCTCAGCAG CACTGAAAATCCAGAAAAGAATGATATCTATCAACTGGGTGTTATCCTGCTTGAAGTAATTACCGGCAAACCAATCACATCAGAAAGCGAAGCAGACAATCTGAAATATCAG CTTGAGAAGGCCTTAGCTGAGTCAACGTCAAAACTACAAGAGTTGATAGATCCCTCACTTCGAGGAACCTTTGCTTACGAATCGATGAAAACTGCAGTTGAAATCAGCACAAAATGTCTTTGCGAAGATCCAAGTGCGCGACCAACCATAGAAGACGTTGTTTGGCATTTGCAGTACTCGATGCAAGTTCAACAAGGATGGAGCACCACCAGTGGCAACCTAAGTACAAAGTTTTAG
- the LOC131311036 gene encoding probable serine/threonine-protein kinase PBL3 has product MGNVLCFGSSARVDSAQSPHTNSGTPKFTSKTSTSSARSSPLPYCRESSIESLSTPRSEHEILSSPHVKAFTLSELKNVTRNFRPDSLLGEGGFGYVYKGWIDETTLTAAKPGSGMVVAVKKLKPEGFQGHKEWLTEVNYLGQLHHPNLVKLIGYCSEGDSRLLVYEFMPRGSLENHLFRRGPQPLPWATRVKVAIGAGKGLCFLHDAEVIYRDFKASNILLDADFNAKLSDFGLAKAGPTGDRTHVSTQVMGTHGYAAPEYVATGRLTSKSDVYSYGVVLLELLSGRRAVDRSKSGVELNLVDWAKPYLGDKRRLFRIMDTKLEGQYPQKGAYAAATLALQCLCAEPRLRPRMKEVLGALEELQAPQNVGKPLVSEKKIVSDRVKKSPMRHHRSPKNLTPSASPLPAHRQTAHVR; this is encoded by the exons ATGGGGAACGTCCTCTGCTTCGGTTCTTCGGCTAGAGTTGATTCAGCTCAGAGCCCCCATACCAATTCTg GGACCCCAAAATTTACCAGCAAAACCAGCACTTCTTCAGCTCGTTCAAGCCCATTACCATATTGCAGGGAGAGTAGCATTGAATCTCTTTCTACACCGCGATCTGAACATGAAATATTGTCATCACCTCATGTGAAAGCCTTCACTTTGAGTGAGTTAAAGAATGTCACCAGGAACTTCCGTCCTGATAGTCTTCTTGGTGAAGGAGGCTTTGGTTATGTTTACAAAGGATGGATTGATGAAACCACACTTACTGCTGCCAAGCCTGGATCTGGTATGGTTGTTGCTGTCAAGAAGCTTAAACCTGAAGGTTTCCAAGGCCACAAGGAGTGGTTG ACAGAAGTTAATTATCTTGGCCAACTCCATCATCCTAATCTGGTTAAACTTATTGGATACTGCTCGGAGGGTGATAGCCGGCTCTTGGTTTATGAGTTTATGCCCAGAGGGAGCTTGGAGAATCATCTTTTCCGAA GAGGGCCCCAGCCACTTCCCTGGGCAACAAGGGTCAAAGTGGCAATAGGTGCGGGTAAAGGCCTCTGTTTTCTGCATGATGCTGAAGTCATTTATCGTGATTTCAAGGCTTCCAATATCTTATTAGACGCG GATTTCAATGCAAAACTGTCTGATTTTGGCTTGGCTAAGGCGGGACCCACAGGTGATAGGACACATGTTTCGACTCAAGTGATGGGTACTCATGGTTATGCAGCACCTGAATATGTTGCTACAG GTCGGTTAACATCTAAGAGTGATGTATACAGCTATGGGGTTGTTCTGTTGGAGCTTTTGTCAGGGCGTCGTGCTGTTGATAGATCAAAGAGTGGTGTGGAACTGAACCTGGTGGACTGGGCAAAGCCGTATTTGGGGGATAAACGGAGATTATTCAGGATAATGGACACCAAGTTGGAGGGTCAGTACCCCCAGAAAGGAGCTTATGCAGCTGCTACCCTTGCTTTACAGTGTTTATGCGCTGAGCCTAGACTGCGGCCACGAATGAAAGAGGTTTTAGGAGCCCTAGAAGAACTCCAGGCTCCCCAAAATGTAGGCAAACCCTTGGTGTCAGAGAAGAAGATCGTTTCCGACCGTGTTAAAAAGTCACCCATGAGACACCACCGGTCACCCAAGAATTTGACACCTTCTGCATCCCCGTTGCCAGCCCACCGGCAGACAGCTCATGTACGTTGA
- the LOC131310990 gene encoding uncharacterized protein LOC131310990, with protein MAFKQKQNSHGLVGILLLALCLFIVVNNTVAEWLNHGADIDNRRNAKGEILINPKTVRNLQLKWKFFAGKDISATPAVANGVVYFPSWNGYLYAVNALNGDLIWKQNLGELTGLNGTGTIVDVCVSRSTPTVAGDRLIIGIYGPAFVIAVTRLAGNLIWSTRLDPRPLALITQSGTFYNGAVFIGVSSLEEILPSTQCCTFRGSLAKLSVQTGSILWQTYTLPDNGGKLNGYSGAAVWGSSPSIDTARNLIYVGTGNLYNAPPEVLACQAKQNNQTTKPSQPDQCIGPDVNFDSIMAFDLDSGKIVWARQLGGYDVFYFACLVPGNPDCPSGPNLDADFGEAPLLVTAFVKGRIVDVVVAVQKSGFAWVLDRDNGDIIWFNMAGPGSKDGGGIWGSATEGIRVYTNIANSDRISFTLAPSTLKTTFGAWVALDVNKGDILWTTANPSNDDCQGPVTIANGVLFAGSVASNGPFYAMDASTGEILWVYNTGATIYGGAAVSYGCVYVGSGYSIGLAKFKPTWTAGTSLYAFCVL; from the exons ATGGCTTTCAAACAGAAGCAGAACAGTCATGGTCTTGTTGGAATCCTGCTCTTGGCATTGTGCCTATTTATAGTTGTCAACAATACAGTTGCAGAG TGGCTTAATCATGGAGCCGATATCGACAACAGGAGGAACGCCAAAGGAGAAATCCTGATAAACCCAAAGACCGTTCGGAACCTTCAACTGAAATGGAAGTTCTTTGCTGGAAAAGACATTTCAGCCACTCCAGCTGTGGCAAATGGAGTTGTCTACTTCCCTTCATGGAACGGATACTTGTACGCAGTGAATGCCTTAAACGGGGACCTAATATGGAAGCAGAACCTCGGTGAGCTAACTGGACTGAACGGAACAGGAACCATCGTGGATGTGTGTGTATCGAGATCCACACCAACTGTCGCCGGTGACCGTTTGATTATCGGAATCTATGGGCCTGCGTTTGTTATTGCGGTCACTCGTTTGGCTGGAAATCTTATTTGGTCTACTCGGCTAGACCCCCGTCCTCTGGCATTGATTACTCAATCCGGAACCTTTTACAATGG GGCGGTTTTCATTGGAGTCTCTTCACTAGAAGAAATCCTACCAAGTACCCAATGCTGCACATTCAGAGGCAGCCTAGCAAAGCTATCCGTCCAAACTGGCTCAATTCTGTGGCAAACCTACACTCTCCCGGACAACGGCGGGAAACTGAACGGCTACTCGGGAGCAGCCGTATGGGGAAGCAGCCCTTCCATTGACACAGCCCGAAACCTCATCTACGTCGGCACTGGGAACCTCTACAATGCCCCACCTGAGGTTCTTGCGTGTCAAGCAAAACAGAATAACCAGACCACAAAACCGAGCCAACCCGATCAGTGCATTGGGCCGGATGTCAACTTTGATTCTATTATGGCTTTTGATTTGGATTCCGGGAAGATAGTGTGGGCCAGGCAACTAGGGGggtatgatgttttctacttcGCGTGTTTAGTTCCCGGTAATCCTGATTGTCCATCGGGGCCTAACTTGGACGCAGATTTTGGGGAGGCTCCACTGTTGGTTACGGCGTTTGTGAAGGGGAGGATAGTGGATGTAGTTGTTGCTGTGCAGAAGAGCGGGTTTGCTTGGGTTTTAGACCGGGATAATGGGGATATAATTTGGTTCAAT ATGGCAGGACCAGGAAGTAAGGATGGAGGTGGGATATGGGGTTCAGCCACAGAAGGGATAAGGGTGTACACAAACATAGCCAACAGTGACAGAATCAGCTTCACCCTTGCCCCATCTACCCTGAAAACAACATTCGGTGCATGGGTAGCATTAGATGTGAACAAAGGGGATATCCTATGGACCACAGCCAACCCCAGCAATGACGATTGCCAAGGCCCTGTAACCATAGCAAACGGTGTCCTTTTTGCAGGGTCGGTAGCTTCAAACGGCCCTTTCTACGCGATGGATGCCAGTACTGGTGAAATTCTGTGGGTGTACAACACCGGTGCTACCATATATGGAGGGGCGGCTGTTAGCTACGGATGTGTTTATGTTGGCAGTGGGTATTCCATTGGTTTAGCAAAGTTCAAACCAACTTGGACTGCTGGAACTTCACTGTATGCCTTCTGTGTTTTATGA